The Lutibacter profundi region GTTTTGAAGAAGGACTGGGAGAAATATTAATTCCTGAACGTCTAATTCTTGTAACAGTTGCATGATATTTGTTTAATAAATGCAATTGCCCTAATGTTTTTTTAACTACTTCTTTATTGGTAACTAATACTAGCCTTACATCAAAATTTGAACTTAGTGGAATTGTTTTTTTTGTTTGTGGGCCAATTAGAAGTTTAACACGTTCAATAGCTTCTTCAGTTCCAACTGCTTTAATAATATCACCTTTATTAAAAATGGTATGTGGTTCAGGTACAAGGGTTATATTATCATGTAAAATTCTAGAAATAACAGCTTTTGTCATAAAACGAACATCAATTTCCTCAAAACTTTTACCAATTACATTTTCATTTTCAACTATAAAATGTCGTTGTATAATTTCAGGGTATTCAGTAGCTATTTCTTGTTTATATTTTGTTTCTTCATCACTTATTTTTACGCCTATAAATTTGGGTAAAAGACTTACAAAAATAATAACTCCTATTACTCCAAATGGATAGCCAATACCATAGCCAATAGATGCTAATGATGAGCCTGTTACATCAATAGCAACTGCTAAACCAGGTGTACTTGTTAAAGCTCCACTTAATAAACCAATGCTTAAGTTTTTATCAACACCTCCAACATAGTAAATTAAGAAAGTTATAAATCCAGCACTTATAACAAGAATGCTTGCTAAAGAAGCCAAATCTCTACCATTTTTTTTGAATGATTCAAAAAAACTTGGCCCCGCTTGTATACCAACAGTAAAAATAAACAAAACCAGCCCTATAAATTGAAAGTCTTTTGGAACAACAATTCCATAATGACCAAAAAACAAAGCCACAAATATAACTGCTGATACATCTAAAGAAATTCCTTTAATTTTAATTCTACCTATTATAAAGCCAATTAAAATAATTAAAAATAGCACGAAATAACTGTTATTAAACAAACTCATTTTGATAAATTTTTAACAAAATTACGCACTTATTTAATTCAATGGATTTAATATACCTAAAAATAACGAAAACGTTTCCTTTTAAAACAAAAAGCCGAAGCAAATGTTTCGGCTTTGTTCTATTTTAATAATTTTTATAGAGATTCGTAGATAGCTACATATACATGGAACGATAAAACGCTAATTATCAAACACAAATAAGTCTCTACTGCGCTCAACCTAACAGTAACAAAGAGAGTTACTAAATTAGTAATATAAAATTATCTACTGATCTCAAAATTTGTATTTTAAATTAAAGATCCTAAATATCGTTCAGCATCTAGGGCTGCCATACAACCTGTGCCTGCAGCAGTTACAGCCTGTCGGTATTCTTTATCCTGCACATCTCCCGCAGCAAACACGCCTGGCAAATTAGTTTTTGTAGATTTGCCCTTTGTAATTAAATAGCCTGTTTCATCCATTTCTAACACATCTTTAAATATATCGGTATTTGGCTTGTGACCAATGGCAATAAAAACTCCTGTTACATCAATTACTTCTTTTTCTTTAGTTATGTTATTAATTGCTCTAACACCTGTAACTACATTATCTCCTAAAATTTCGTCAATTTCAGTATTAAATTTAACTTCTAAATTTGGAGTGTTTTTAACTCTTTTTTGCATTGCTTTTGAAGCGCGCATATAGTCTTTACGGACTAAAACTGTAACTTTTTTACAAATATTT contains the following coding sequences:
- a CDS encoding aspartate:alanine exchanger family transporter; translated protein: MSLFNNSYFVLFLIILIGFIIGRIKIKGISLDVSAVIFVALFFGHYGIVVPKDFQFIGLVLFIFTVGIQAGPSFFESFKKNGRDLASLASILVISAGFITFLIYYVGGVDKNLSIGLLSGALTSTPGLAVAIDVTGSSLASIGYGIGYPFGVIGVIIFVSLLPKFIGVKISDEETKYKQEIATEYPEIIQRHFIVENENVIGKSFEEIDVRFMTKAVISRILHDNITLVPEPHTIFNKGDIIKAVGTEEAIERVKLLIGPQTKKTIPLSSNFDVRLVLVTNKEVVKKTLGQLHLLNKYHATVTRIRRSGINISPSPSSKLQFGDKIMVISSKENMKKVAGIFGDDDSQLSNTDFFPISFGIILGILVGKLSINFGDFSFSLGLTGGILLLALILGRTGKTGPIMWTMTGAANQILRQFGLLFFLAAVGTSAGSSIEATFQNYGIELFLYGALITLIPMIITTIFAKYFFKMNLLTLLGTLTGSMTSTPGLAAVDNMVDTDAPAVAYATVYPIAMVLLIIVIQILSIV